The window TCCGTCCGCGTCCCAGTACTCGTTGGTGCCATGGCGCCGGTTGTGCTCGAACCACGTCGCGGCGCTCCGCCGGCCGTTGGGATACCATTCTTCGACGAGCCCGTGCAGCTGGCCGTCGCGCATCGGATATCGCGCCTTGAGCCGGCCATCGCGGTCACGGAGTTCCGCGACGCCGGTGAAGGGACGTCCGTCCAGCAGGAAACGGCCGTCTGACCAGGCCAGCTTACGGTAGTCAACCGCGGCGCCAGCGGTCGTGGAGCCGCTGGCCGGCGGCGCGTTTGTCGGCGCCGGTGCGCCACCCGGACGCGCCGCGCTGGCCAGCAGCACGGCCGCGAAAGTGACGATACGGCATCGGCTGCCGTTCATGGGCGGTTCCTCCATGCCGCCGGCGGCCGCACACTGCGGCGCAACAAATGCCGGCGGTAAAAGGCAAGCTCCGCGATCGAGGCATGCAGGTCAAACAACGCGTCATGCCGACCCCCGACGGCGGTCCATGGGCCGGGATACCATCGGCGGAGGTCGGCGGTGTCCGCTTTGTCAAAGTCCAGCCGCGGGCAGAGCCGCCTCCACTCAAACTTCAACGTGGACACATCCAGCCGGCGATAGTGGAGACAGGCCTCGAACCGGGGGAGGAACCGGCGGATCAGCCACCAGTCGGTATGCACGCTGTTGCCCGCCAGCACCGGTCGGCGTTCGACCGCCGCGGGGATCGACCCCACCGCGCGGCGTAACGCGCGGACCAAATGGCGGTCGGCCTGCGCCTCGGTGACCGCCTCCGCACTCCGCGCCGCCGTCACCAAGCCCGGCAGCTGTTCCCGAACCCAACGGCTGACCGGCACGCGCGGTGGCAACCGGATGGTGAGGCACACATCATTGTCCGGCGGTCCGAGACGACGCAGCTCGCTGTCGGTGACGATCATCGCCACCTGCAAGAGTCGCGCCCGCTCCAGATCGAGCGTGGTGAACTCCGCGTCGAACCAAACCAGCACCGAGGAACGATCGCGACGGGCACCTTGCGTGCGCGCTTTCACATTTCTCTTGAGCGGCCGGCGCGCTTTACAGGCCGGCCACGGGGGCCTAGCGTATCACGTCACAACCGGAAGCCCAAGAGGACAGCACCATGGCGGGCATTTTCAAGGCGTACGACATCCGCGGCGTCTACGGGCAGACGCTGACCGACGACATGGCCTGGCGCATCGGCTGCGCGTTCGCCGCGTGGTTGAAGCCCCGCACGGTGGTCGTCGGGCGCGATTGCCGTCCACATTCGTTGCCGCTGATGGAGGCGCTCGCGGCAGGGCTGATGCGGCACGGCGCGGACGTGCTCGACCTGGGACTGTGCAGCACGCCGATGTCCTACCACGCCAACGGTGTGCTGGGTGCGGACGCTAGCATCATGATCACCGCCTCGCACAATCCGGCCGAGTGGAACGGATTCAAGCTCTGCCGCGCACAGGCGGTGCCGATCAGCGGCGCGACCGGCATCGCGGAAATCGAGCGAATCGTGGAGAGCGGCCGCGCCGAACCGCCCGCGCCCACGCCGGGTACGTTGCGACCCGTCGCGATTGCGGACCGCTATCGCGAGTTTGTGCGCTCGTTCGCGCACCTTCACCGGCCGCTCCGCATCGCGATGGACTTTGCGAATGCGATGGGCATCCTCGAAGCCCGCGCGCTCGAGGGGCTGTTCGACACCGTGCGGTTGTACGACACGCTCGATGGCTCGTTCCCAAACCACGAGGCGAACCCGCTGAAAACCGAAACACTGGACGCCCTGCGGGAGGCGGTCCGTCGGGAACGTTGTGATTTTGGAGTCGCATTCGATGGCGACGCGGACCGCGCCGGCTTTGTGGACGAGCGGGGCGAGCCCGTTCCCATGGACATGGTCACCGCGCTGATCGCCGCCGCGATGCTCGAGCGGCACCCCGGCGCGACAATCTTCTATGACCTGCGCAGCAGCCGCGCGGTGCGCGAGGTGATCGAGGAGCGGGGCGGCCGGCCGATGATGTCCCGCGTGGGACATGCCTTCATCAAACAGCAGATGCGCGACCACAACGCGGTGTTTGCGGGCGAACTCTCCGGGCACTACTACTTTCGGGACAATTTCTACACCGAGAGCAGTGCGCTCGCGGTGTTGCACGTCGCCAATCTGGTCAGCGCAGCAGACGTGCCGCTCTCAGAGCTGATCCGGCCGTTCCGTCGTTACTGCGCCAGCGGCGAGATCAACTCGCGCGTGGACGACGTGGAGGCGGTGTTTGAGCGGCTCGAGCGCGCCTACCCAGGAGCGAAGATCACGCGGCTGGACGGT of the Kiritimatiellia bacterium genome contains:
- a CDS encoding exonuclease domain-containing protein, with product MKARTQGARRDRSSVLVWFDAEFTTLDLERARLLQVAMIVTDSELRRLGPPDNDVCLTIRLPPRVPVSRWVREQLPGLVTAARSAEAVTEAQADRHLVRALRRAVGSIPAAVERRPVLAGNSVHTDWWLIRRFLPRFEACLHYRRLDVSTLKFEWRRLCPRLDFDKADTADLRRWYPGPWTAVGGRHDALFDLHASIAELAFYRRHLLRRSVRPPAAWRNRP
- a CDS encoding phosphomannomutase/phosphoglucomutase — its product is MAGIFKAYDIRGVYGQTLTDDMAWRIGCAFAAWLKPRTVVVGRDCRPHSLPLMEALAAGLMRHGADVLDLGLCSTPMSYHANGVLGADASIMITASHNPAEWNGFKLCRAQAVPISGATGIAEIERIVESGRAEPPAPTPGTLRPVAIADRYREFVRSFAHLHRPLRIAMDFANAMGILEARALEGLFDTVRLYDTLDGSFPNHEANPLKTETLDALREAVRRERCDFGVAFDGDADRAGFVDERGEPVPMDMVTALIAAAMLERHPGATIFYDLRSSRAVREVIEERGGRPMMSRVGHAFIKQQMRDHNAVFAGELSGHYYFRDNFYTESSALAVLHVANLVSAADVPLSELIRPFRRYCASGEINSRVDDVEAVFERLERAYPGAKITRLDGLTIEFDDWWFNVRASNTEPLVRLNLEAATPEEMARRRDEVLAHIRG